In the Lampris incognitus isolate fLamInc1 chromosome 11, fLamInc1.hap2, whole genome shotgun sequence genome, one interval contains:
- the twist2 gene encoding twist-related protein 2, which produces MEEGSSSPVSPVDSLVTSEEELDRQQKRFGRKRRHSKKSSEDSSPGPVKRAKKPSPSSTQSYEELQNQRVLANVRERQRTQSLNEAFASLRKIIPTLPSDKLSKIQTLKLASRYIDFLYQVLQSDEMDNKMSSCSYVAHERLSYAFSVWRMEGAWSMSASH; this is translated from the coding sequence ATGGAAGAGGGCTCCAGTTCTCCCGTCTCCCCAGTGGATAGTCTGGTGACCAGCGAGGAGGAGCTGGACAGACAGCAGAAGCGCTTCGGCAGGAAAAGGAGACACAGTAAGAAGTCGAGCGAGGACAGCAGTCCCGGTCCGGTGAAACGGGCCAAGAAGCCCAGTCCCAGCAGCACGCAGTCGTACGAGGAGCTGCAGAACCAGCGGGTACTGGCCAACGTCCGGGAGAGGCAAAGGACTCAGTCGCTGAACGAAGCCTTCGCGTCTTTGCGCAAAATCATCCCCACGCTACCGTCGGATAAACTCAGCAAGATACAGACACTGAAGTTGGCCTCCAGATACATTGACTTTCTCTATCAGGTGCTGCAGAGCGACGAGATGGACAACAAGATGTCCAGCTGCAGTTACGTCGCGCACGAGAGACTCAGTTACGCCTTCTCCGTGTGGAGGATGGAGGGTGCGTGGTCGATGTCAGCATCTCATTAG